One part of the Tenacibaculum sp. 190130A14a genome encodes these proteins:
- a CDS encoding HAMP domain-containing sensor histidine kinase: MNTYWLKRFGILISFGIVTLILWNTYSFFKLFKEEERAKMEVYASAIKELAANTDLNANINLENKVFETIKNIPAISVNEHGEIKYTYNLDSIKSKNPNYLKEQLNLMKKQNAPIIIEYQNTKEYVYYRNSDLLYKLTYYPIALLLILALFSTIIYLVYRSNKVAEQNKLWTGMAKETAHQIGTPLSSLLGWIEILKTENIDPSYINEMQKDVDRLSTIANRFSKIGSLPELKKQDIVLITKTTFNYLQSRGSRHTNFSFSSDKNDLYTKLNTELFGWVIENLIKNAIDAMQGKGDVTVTILETPKKVKILVSDTGKGIAKSQFNQIFKPGFTTKKRGWGLGLSLSKRIIEDYHNGKIHVLKSELGKGTTFEILLNKL, from the coding sequence ATGAATACTTATTGGTTGAAACGATTTGGAATTTTAATTTCCTTTGGAATCGTTACTTTAATTTTATGGAATACCTATTCTTTTTTTAAGCTTTTTAAAGAAGAAGAACGTGCAAAAATGGAGGTGTACGCTTCTGCTATAAAAGAGCTAGCAGCAAATACTGACTTAAATGCAAATATTAATCTTGAAAATAAAGTTTTTGAAACAATTAAGAACATCCCAGCTATTTCAGTTAATGAGCATGGAGAAATTAAATACACCTATAACTTAGACTCCATTAAATCTAAAAACCCTAACTATCTTAAGGAGCAATTAAATCTAATGAAAAAACAAAATGCTCCAATTATTATTGAATACCAAAACACCAAAGAGTATGTTTATTACAGAAACTCTGATTTATTATATAAACTAACCTATTACCCGATAGCACTTCTTTTAATTCTAGCGCTATTTTCTACAATTATATATTTAGTGTACCGCTCCAATAAAGTTGCCGAACAAAATAAATTATGGACAGGTATGGCTAAGGAAACTGCGCATCAAATAGGAACTCCTCTATCTTCTCTATTGGGTTGGATTGAAATCTTAAAAACTGAAAATATTGATCCATCTTATATCAACGAAATGCAAAAAGATGTAGATCGTCTTAGTACAATAGCCAATCGATTTTCAAAAATTGGTTCTCTACCAGAATTAAAAAAACAAGACATTGTTCTTATAACCAAAACCACCTTCAATTATCTTCAATCTAGAGGATCAAGACATACAAACTTTTCTTTTTCTTCAGATAAAAATGACTTGTATACTAAATTAAATACGGAACTATTTGGATGGGTTATTGAAAACCTCATTAAAAACGCGATTGATGCAATGCAAGGTAAGGGAGATGTAACAGTTACTATTTTAGAAACTCCTAAAAAAGTAAAAATACTGGTTTCTGATACTGGTAAAGGAATCGCCAAATCACAATTTAATCAAATTTTTAAACCTGGTTTTACAACTAAAAAAAGAGGTTGGGGATTGGGCCTTTCACTTTCTAAACGTATAATAGAAGATTACCATAATGGTAAAATACACGTACTAAAATCAGAACTAGGAAAAGGAACTACTTTTGAAATTCTTTTAAACAAACTATAA
- a CDS encoding HIT family protein — translation MGSIFTKIVKGEIPSYKIAEDENYYAFLDINPNAKGHTLVIPKREENKIFDLSKEEYDGLMSFSYRVAKALEKAVPCKRIGMSVIGLEVPHVHVHLIPINTMADMQFVKKEKLAKEEFVEVANKIAQSFE, via the coding sequence ATGGGAAGTATTTTTACAAAAATAGTTAAGGGAGAAATTCCTTCATATAAAATAGCAGAAGACGAAAACTACTATGCATTTTTAGATATTAATCCGAATGCAAAAGGACATACTTTGGTCATTCCAAAAAGAGAAGAAAACAAGATTTTCGATTTATCAAAAGAAGAGTACGATGGTTTAATGTCTTTTTCTTATAGAGTTGCAAAGGCGTTAGAAAAGGCAGTTCCTTGTAAACGAATTGGAATGAGTGTAATTGGTTTAGAGGTACCCCATGTACATGTACATTTAATTCCTATAAATACAATGGCAGATATGCAATTTGTTAAAAAAGAAAAACTCGCAAAGGAAGAGTTTGTAGAGGTAGCCAATAAAATAGCTCAAAGCTTTGAGTAA
- the greA gene encoding transcription elongation factor GreA, protein MSNISYYTEEGLKKLKDELAHLEQVERPRVSQEIADARDKGDLSENAEYHAAKEEQSLLETKIAKLKNVVASARIIDESQLDTSKILIHSIVKIKNTVNGMEFSYTLVADSESDVRNGKLSVNSPIGKGLLGKKVGDIAEIQVPNGIMKFEIMDISR, encoded by the coding sequence ATGAGCAATATTTCATATTATACTGAAGAAGGATTAAAGAAATTAAAAGATGAATTAGCACATTTAGAGCAAGTAGAGCGACCAAGAGTTTCTCAAGAAATTGCGGATGCTCGTGATAAAGGGGATTTAAGTGAAAATGCAGAGTATCATGCAGCGAAAGAAGAGCAATCTTTATTAGAAACTAAAATTGCTAAATTAAAGAATGTTGTTGCGAGTGCTCGTATTATTGATGAAAGTCAATTAGATACATCAAAAATATTGATTCATTCTATAGTGAAAATTAAAAATACAGTAAACGGAATGGAGTTTTCTTATACGCTTGTTGCAGATAGTGAAAGTGATGTAAGAAATGGTAAGTTATCTGTAAACTCACCTATAGGTAAAGGATTATTAGGTAAGAAGGTTGGAGACATTGCAGAAATTCAAGTTCCTAATGGAATTATGAAGTTTGAAATTATGGATATATCAAGATAA
- a CDS encoding 5-(carboxyamino)imidazole ribonucleotide synthase — protein MKNYFSSSFRLGVLGGGQLGKMLLSETQKFDVFTVVLDANNEAPCAQICNEFHQGDLLDFDTVYNFGKQVDLLTIEIENVNIDALDKLEAEGLTIYPKPKNLRVIQSKAQQKKFYRDHNIPTAEFNHYAYLEELKHSYENDIIEFPFVWKAARFGYDGNGVKVVRNIVDLESLPAGECITEKLIPFKNELAVIVARNEQGETKTYPVVEMEFHPEANQVEYVICPARIANTVATKAREVALKVADSFDFVGLLAVEMFQTENDEILVNEVAPRTHNSGHYSIEASYTNQFEQHLRSILNLPLGNTESKVAGIMVNLVGAEGYTGNVVYENIEDILKIDGVTPHIYGKTITKPFRKMGHVTIVNTDINEARRIAQKVKETIKVISK, from the coding sequence GTGAAAAATTATTTTTCGTCTTCCTTTAGACTAGGAGTTCTAGGTGGAGGACAGTTAGGTAAAATGCTGCTATCTGAAACTCAAAAATTTGATGTTTTCACTGTAGTGTTAGACGCAAACAATGAAGCTCCATGTGCACAAATTTGTAATGAATTTCATCAAGGAGACTTATTAGACTTTGATACCGTTTACAATTTTGGTAAACAAGTAGATTTATTGACTATTGAAATCGAAAATGTTAATATTGATGCACTCGACAAGTTAGAGGCTGAAGGTTTAACAATATATCCAAAACCTAAAAACTTAAGAGTAATTCAAAGCAAAGCTCAACAGAAAAAATTCTACAGAGATCATAACATTCCTACTGCTGAATTTAATCATTACGCTTATTTAGAAGAACTAAAGCATTCTTATGAAAATGATATTATAGAATTTCCATTTGTTTGGAAAGCTGCTCGTTTTGGTTATGATGGCAACGGCGTTAAAGTAGTTCGAAATATAGTAGATTTAGAAAGTTTACCTGCTGGCGAATGTATAACAGAAAAGTTAATTCCTTTTAAAAACGAGTTAGCTGTAATTGTTGCTCGAAACGAACAAGGAGAAACAAAAACATATCCTGTAGTAGAAATGGAATTTCATCCAGAAGCTAATCAGGTAGAATATGTAATTTGTCCTGCTCGTATAGCAAATACAGTTGCCACAAAAGCACGTGAAGTTGCTCTAAAAGTAGCAGATTCTTTCGATTTTGTTGGTTTACTTGCTGTTGAAATGTTCCAAACAGAAAACGACGAGATTTTAGTGAACGAAGTAGCTCCAAGAACGCACAACTCTGGACATTATTCTATAGAAGCAAGTTATACCAATCAATTTGAACAACACTTGCGTAGCATATTAAACCTTCCTTTAGGTAATACAGAAAGTAAAGTAGCTGGTATTATGGTTAATTTGGTAGGGGCAGAAGGATATACTGGAAATGTTGTCTATGAAAACATTGAAGATATCCTAAAAATAGATGGTGTCACACCCCATATCTATGGAAAAACAATTACCAAACCTTTCCGAAAAATGGGGCATGTTACTATTGTAAATACTGATATTAATGAAGCTAGAAGAATAGCCCAAAAAGTAAAAGAAACTATTAAAGTTATTAGTAAATAA
- the purE gene encoding 5-(carboxyamino)imidazole ribonucleotide mutase, giving the protein MVGIIMGSDSDLPIMQEAIDILESFDIQVEVDIVSAHRTPEKLFHYANNAHKRGVQVIVAGAGGAAHLPGMVASMSPLPVIGVPVKSRNSIDGWDSVLSILQMPGGVPVATVALDGAKNAGILAAQIIGASDKCVLDKIVAYKEGLKLKVEKASERVKK; this is encoded by the coding sequence ATGGTAGGAATTATCATGGGAAGCGACTCTGATCTTCCAATAATGCAAGAAGCAATTGATATTTTAGAAAGCTTTGACATTCAAGTTGAAGTAGACATTGTTTCTGCACACAGAACACCAGAGAAATTATTTCATTATGCAAATAATGCACACAAAAGAGGCGTACAAGTAATTGTTGCTGGTGCGGGAGGAGCTGCGCATTTACCTGGTATGGTAGCAAGTATGAGTCCGTTACCAGTTATTGGAGTTCCTGTTAAAAGTAGAAATTCTATTGATGGATGGGATTCTGTGTTATCTATCTTACAAATGCCCGGTGGAGTTCCTGTAGCAACAGTTGCTTTAGATGGGGCAAAAAACGCTGGTATCCTAGCGGCACAAATTATTGGAGCTTCTGACAAATGTGTTTTAGATAAGATTGTTGCTTATAAAGAAGGTTTAAAACTTAAGGTTGAAAAAGCTTCAGAAAGAGTAAAAAAATAA